From Cellulosimicrobium sp. ES-005, one genomic window encodes:
- the dnaE gene encoding DNA polymerase III subunit alpha produces MPTAAEDFVHLHVHTEYSMLDGAARIGDLFDEVERLGQKAIATTDHGYVFGAFEFWSRAQAKGIKPIIGVEAYITPGTSRFDQTRVRFGQQGQEADDVSARGAYTHMTLLAKDNEGLHNLFRASSLASLEGQMGKWPRMDRDLLQTYGKGLVATSGCPSGEIQTRLRLGQWDEAVRTAGELQDVFGRENFYVELMDHGLDIETRVTQDLLRLAETIGAPLVATNDLHYVREEDASSQEALLAINSGSTLDDPDRFKFDGTGYYVKSAAEMRRVFAELPEACDNTLLIAEQCEVSFDTSANYMPRFPVPDGEDETSWFVKEIERGLHRRYPNGIPDASRKQAQYETEVIIQMGFPGYFLVVADFINWAKEQGIRVGPGRGSAAGSMASYLMGITELDPLEHGLIFERFLNPERVSMPDVDVDFDERRRGEVIRYVTEKYGDDRVAQIVTYGTIKAKQALKDSARLLGFPFAMGEKLTKAMPPAVMGKDIPLSGIFDPKHERYPEAAEFRQLHDTDPEAQRVVELARGIEGLKRQWGVHAAGVIMSSDPLIDIIPIMRRPQDGAVITQFDYPTSEGLGLIKMDFLGLRNLTILDDALENIVMNGKDPIEIESLALDDKASYDLLARGDTLGVFQLDGGPMRALLRQMKPDKFDDLSAVIALYRPGPMGMNSHTNYALRKNGLQKIEPIHPELEKPLAEILDETYGLIVYQEQVQRAAQILAGYSLGQADLLRRAMGKKKKEILDKEFVPFQAGCRERGYSDGAIQAVWDTLVPFAGYAFNKAHSAGYGLVAYWTAFLKANYPTEYMAALLQSVRDDKDKLALYLNECRRMHITVLPPDVNDSAAKFTAVGNDIRFGLTGVRNVGANVVDAIIRTREEKGAFSSFTDFLDKVPAVVCNKRTIESLIKAGAFDSLGHPRRALLVVHEQAVDSVISVKRKEAEGQFDLFADFGGDAEDGMSFSVDVPDLPDWDKKQRLAFEREMLGLYVSDHPLSGLEHVLTRAADTGIANLLADEGRPDGSTVVIAGLVTSLQRKMSKNGNPWAAVTIEDLEGAVEVMFFGETYLAYSTILAEDQVVVLRGRVRRRDDTMQLQAMEVSLPDITVGAESPLAVKVSHTRCVEPIIVRLREVLATHPGSAEVHVQVLEPGKTTVVRAGDGLRVEKSPALFGDLKALLGPSCLVG; encoded by the coding sequence ATGCCGACCGCCGCTGAGGACTTCGTCCACCTCCACGTCCACACCGAGTACTCGATGCTGGACGGCGCGGCGCGGATCGGGGACCTGTTCGACGAGGTCGAGCGGCTCGGGCAGAAGGCCATCGCGACCACGGACCACGGCTACGTGTTCGGGGCGTTCGAGTTCTGGTCGCGCGCGCAGGCGAAGGGCATCAAGCCGATCATCGGCGTCGAGGCGTACATCACGCCGGGGACGAGCCGGTTCGACCAGACGCGCGTGCGGTTCGGCCAGCAGGGGCAGGAGGCCGACGACGTCTCGGCGCGCGGCGCGTACACGCACATGACGCTCCTCGCCAAGGACAACGAGGGACTGCACAACCTGTTCCGGGCGTCCTCGCTGGCGTCGCTGGAGGGGCAGATGGGCAAGTGGCCCCGCATGGACCGGGACCTGCTCCAGACCTACGGCAAGGGCCTCGTCGCGACGAGCGGCTGCCCGTCGGGGGAGATCCAGACGCGCCTGCGCCTCGGCCAGTGGGACGAGGCCGTGCGGACCGCGGGCGAGCTCCAGGACGTGTTCGGCCGCGAGAACTTCTACGTCGAGCTCATGGACCACGGTCTCGACATCGAGACCCGGGTCACGCAGGACCTGCTGCGGCTCGCGGAGACGATCGGCGCGCCGCTCGTCGCGACGAACGACCTCCATTACGTCCGCGAGGAGGACGCGTCGAGCCAGGAGGCCCTGCTCGCGATCAACTCGGGGTCGACGCTCGACGACCCGGACCGGTTCAAGTTCGACGGCACCGGCTACTACGTGAAGTCGGCGGCGGAGATGCGCCGGGTGTTCGCCGAGCTGCCCGAGGCGTGCGACAACACCCTGCTCATCGCCGAGCAGTGCGAGGTGTCGTTCGACACCTCGGCGAACTACATGCCGCGGTTCCCCGTCCCCGACGGCGAGGACGAGACGAGCTGGTTCGTCAAGGAGATCGAGCGCGGGCTGCACCGGCGGTACCCGAACGGGATCCCGGACGCGTCGCGCAAGCAGGCGCAGTACGAGACCGAGGTCATCATCCAGATGGGCTTCCCGGGGTACTTCCTCGTGGTCGCCGACTTCATCAACTGGGCCAAGGAGCAGGGGATCCGGGTCGGGCCGGGCCGTGGCTCGGCGGCCGGGTCGATGGCCTCCTACCTCATGGGGATCACCGAGCTCGACCCGCTCGAGCACGGCCTGATCTTCGAGCGGTTCCTCAACCCCGAGCGCGTGTCGATGCCCGACGTCGACGTCGACTTCGACGAGCGTCGGCGCGGGGAGGTCATCCGGTACGTCACGGAGAAGTACGGGGACGACCGCGTCGCCCAGATCGTCACGTACGGCACGATCAAGGCCAAGCAGGCGCTCAAGGACTCGGCGCGCCTCCTGGGCTTCCCCTTCGCGATGGGCGAGAAGCTCACGAAGGCGATGCCGCCCGCGGTCATGGGCAAGGACATCCCGCTGTCCGGGATCTTCGACCCGAAGCACGAGCGGTACCCCGAGGCGGCGGAGTTCCGTCAGCTCCACGACACGGACCCCGAGGCGCAGCGCGTCGTCGAGCTCGCGCGCGGCATCGAGGGCCTGAAGCGGCAGTGGGGCGTGCACGCCGCGGGCGTCATCATGTCGAGCGACCCGCTCATCGACATCATCCCGATCATGCGCCGCCCGCAGGACGGCGCGGTCATCACGCAGTTCGACTACCCGACGTCCGAGGGCCTCGGGCTCATCAAGATGGACTTCCTGGGGCTGCGCAACCTCACGATCCTCGACGACGCGCTCGAGAACATCGTGATGAACGGCAAGGACCCGATCGAGATCGAGTCGCTCGCGCTCGACGACAAGGCGTCCTACGACCTGCTGGCGCGCGGTGACACCCTCGGCGTGTTCCAGCTCGACGGCGGGCCGATGCGCGCGCTGCTGCGGCAGATGAAGCCGGACAAGTTCGACGACCTCTCGGCCGTCATCGCGCTGTACCGCCCGGGCCCCATGGGCATGAACTCGCACACGAACTACGCGCTGCGCAAGAACGGCCTGCAGAAGATCGAGCCGATCCACCCGGAGCTCGAGAAGCCGCTCGCGGAGATCCTGGACGAGACCTACGGGCTCATCGTCTACCAGGAGCAGGTGCAGCGCGCCGCGCAGATCCTCGCCGGGTACTCGCTCGGCCAGGCCGACCTGCTCCGGCGCGCGATGGGCAAGAAGAAGAAGGAGATCCTCGACAAGGAGTTCGTGCCCTTCCAGGCGGGCTGCCGCGAGCGCGGGTACTCCGACGGCGCGATTCAGGCGGTCTGGGACACGCTGGTCCCGTTCGCGGGTTACGCGTTCAACAAGGCGCACTCCGCGGGCTACGGCCTCGTCGCCTACTGGACGGCCTTCCTCAAGGCGAACTACCCGACCGAGTACATGGCGGCGCTCCTGCAGAGCGTGCGGGACGACAAGGACAAGCTCGCCCTGTACCTCAACGAGTGCCGGCGCATGCACATCACGGTGCTGCCGCCCGACGTGAACGACTCCGCGGCCAAGTTCACGGCCGTCGGCAACGACATCCGCTTCGGCCTCACGGGCGTGCGCAACGTCGGCGCTAACGTCGTCGACGCGATCATCCGCACGCGCGAGGAGAAGGGCGCGTTCTCGTCGTTCACCGACTTCCTCGACAAGGTGCCGGCCGTCGTCTGCAACAAGCGCACCATCGAGTCGCTCATCAAGGCGGGCGCGTTCGACTCGCTCGGTCACCCCCGGCGCGCGCTGCTCGTCGTGCACGAGCAGGCGGTCGACTCGGTCATCAGCGTCAAGCGCAAGGAGGCCGAGGGGCAGTTCGACCTGTTCGCCGACTTCGGCGGCGACGCCGAGGACGGCATGTCGTTCTCCGTCGACGTGCCCGACCTGCCGGACTGGGACAAGAAGCAGCGGCTCGCGTTCGAGCGCGAGATGCTCGGTCTCTACGTGTCCGACCACCCGCTCTCCGGCCTGGAGCACGTGCTCACGCGGGCCGCGGACACCGGCATCGCGAACCTGCTCGCCGACGAGGGGCGGCCGGACGGGTCGACGGTGGTGATCGCGGGCCTGGTCACGTCGCTCCAGCGCAAGATGAGCAAGAACGGCAACCCGTGGGCGGCGGTGACCATCGAGGACCTCGAGGGTGCTGTGGAGGTCATGTTCTTCGGCGAGACCTATCTCGCCTACTCGACGATCCTCGCCGAGGACCAGGTCGTCGTGCTGCGCGGGCGGGTGCGCCGTCGCGACGACACGATGCAGCTCCAGGCGATGGAGGTGTCGCTGCCCGACATCACCGTGGGGGCGGAGTCGCCGCTCGCCGTGAAGGTGTCCCACACGCGCTGCGTGGAGCCGATCATCGTGCGGCTGCGCGAGGTGCTCGCGACGCACCCCGGCTCGGCCGAGGTCCACGTCCAGGTCCTGGAACCCGGCAAGACGACGGTCGTGCGCGCGGGGGACGGGCTGCGCGTCGAGAAGTCACCGGCGCTGTTCGGCGACCTCAAGGCCCTGCTCGGGCCGTCGTGCCTGGTCGGCTGA
- a CDS encoding GNAT family N-acetyltransferase: MSSRAAAGAETAGDGRLVVERVVDDAGLAAAHALRLAVFVDEQGVPVEEEIDDLDTAPTTTHVLVRDREQEDLVVGTGRLLTDPAHPGEVHVGRVAVSAAARGTGAGTAVMRALEGIALAEHATPGTDGRRLVRVLLSAQVQAIGFYERLGYTVSGPVYLDAGIDHRDAAKTLSTDA; this comes from the coding sequence GTGAGCTCGAGGGCAGCCGCGGGTGCCGAGACGGCCGGGGACGGTCGGCTGGTCGTCGAGCGCGTGGTCGACGACGCCGGGCTGGCCGCGGCGCACGCGCTGCGGCTCGCGGTCTTCGTCGACGAGCAGGGCGTCCCCGTCGAGGAGGAGATCGACGACCTCGACACCGCGCCGACGACGACGCACGTCCTCGTGCGCGACCGCGAGCAGGAGGACCTGGTCGTCGGGACGGGGCGGCTGCTGACCGACCCGGCGCACCCGGGCGAGGTCCACGTCGGGCGGGTCGCGGTGTCCGCGGCCGCGCGCGGCACCGGCGCGGGCACCGCGGTGATGCGCGCGCTGGAGGGGATCGCGCTCGCCGAGCACGCGACGCCGGGGACCGACGGGCGGCGCCTCGTGCGCGTCCTGCTCTCCGCCCAGGTCCAGGCGATCGGCTTCTACGAACGGCTCGGCTACACCGTCTCGGGACCCGTCTACCTCGACGCGGGGATCGACCACCGCGACGCCGCGAAGACCCTCTCGACCGACGCCTGA
- a CDS encoding RluA family pseudouridine synthase, whose protein sequence is MSLRSLPVPDGLAGERVDAGLARLLGLSRTRAAELAADGAVRLDGREVGKSDRLVPGAWLEVDVPDAAPAAVEVVAEPVPGMGIVYDDDDVVVVDKPVGVAAHPSPGWTGPTVVGALAAAGYRISTSGAAERQGIVHRLDVGTSGLMVVAKSEVAYTALKRAFKERTVEKVYHALVQGHPEPTTGTIDAPIGRHPSADWKFAVTAEGKPSVTHYEVLEMLPAASLVEVHLETGRTHQIRVHFSALRHPCVGDLTYGADPVLASRVALARQWLHAVRLGFEHPTTGQWLELTSAYPDDLAHALEVLRGAYA, encoded by the coding sequence GTGAGCCTGCGCTCCCTCCCGGTCCCGGACGGGCTCGCGGGCGAGCGGGTCGACGCCGGGCTGGCACGTCTCCTCGGTCTCTCCCGCACGCGGGCGGCGGAGCTCGCCGCGGACGGTGCGGTCCGCCTCGACGGCCGCGAGGTCGGCAAGTCCGACCGGCTCGTCCCGGGAGCGTGGCTCGAGGTCGACGTGCCCGACGCCGCCCCGGCGGCGGTCGAGGTCGTCGCCGAGCCCGTGCCGGGGATGGGCATCGTCTACGACGACGACGACGTCGTGGTCGTCGACAAGCCCGTGGGCGTGGCCGCGCACCCGTCGCCCGGCTGGACCGGCCCGACCGTCGTCGGCGCGCTCGCCGCCGCGGGCTACCGGATCTCCACGTCGGGCGCGGCCGAGCGTCAGGGCATCGTGCACCGGCTCGACGTCGGGACCTCGGGCCTCATGGTCGTCGCGAAGAGCGAGGTCGCGTACACGGCGCTCAAGCGTGCCTTCAAGGAGCGCACGGTCGAGAAGGTCTACCACGCGCTCGTCCAGGGGCACCCCGAGCCGACCACCGGGACGATCGACGCGCCCATCGGACGCCACCCCAGCGCCGACTGGAAGTTCGCCGTCACCGCCGAGGGCAAGCCGTCGGTCACGCACTACGAGGTCCTGGAGATGCTGCCCGCGGCGTCGCTCGTCGAGGTGCACCTCGAGACCGGGCGCACGCACCAGATCCGCGTGCACTTCTCCGCGCTGCGCCACCCGTGCGTCGGCGACCTCACCTACGGTGCCGACCCGGTGCTCGCCTCGCGCGTCGCCCTGGCACGACAGTGGCTCCACGCCGTGCGCCTCGGGTTCGAGCACCCGACGACCGGGCAGTGGCTCGAGCTGACGAGCGCGTACCCGGACGACCTCGCGCACGCGCTCGAGGTGCTGCGCGGGGCGTACGCGTGA
- a CDS encoding signal peptidase II → MSTSALPEPTEPADAPDPGGAPGTETGTETSTETSVPSGPEAGTPGRGPRRVLVVWTVVLAALVLVLDQLTKWWAESSLTVGDDTIPLLGSLLGLRLIYNPGAALSIATGMTWVLTIVVVAVVVVIVRMVSRIGSRAWAVALGLLLGGALGNLVDRFFREPGFARGHVVDFIAYANWFVGNVADIAIVTAAVMIAVLSVLGIGLDGTRHGGDEAPEPDAGAAAETGPTTVHAEGEEER, encoded by the coding sequence ATGTCCACCTCCGCGCTCCCCGAGCCCACCGAACCCGCCGACGCCCCCGATCCCGGCGGTGCGCCCGGCACCGAGACCGGCACCGAGACGAGCACCGAGACCAGCGTCCCGTCCGGTCCCGAGGCCGGCACCCCCGGCCGCGGGCCGCGGCGCGTCCTCGTGGTCTGGACGGTCGTCCTCGCCGCACTCGTCCTGGTGCTCGACCAGCTCACCAAGTGGTGGGCGGAGTCCAGCCTCACGGTCGGCGACGACACGATCCCGCTCCTCGGGTCCCTGCTGGGGCTCCGGCTCATCTACAACCCCGGTGCGGCGCTCTCCATCGCGACGGGGATGACCTGGGTCCTGACGATCGTCGTCGTGGCCGTGGTGGTCGTCATCGTGCGCATGGTGAGCCGGATCGGCTCCCGCGCGTGGGCCGTCGCCCTCGGGCTGCTGCTCGGCGGAGCGCTGGGGAACCTCGTGGACCGGTTCTTCCGCGAGCCGGGCTTCGCCCGCGGGCACGTCGTCGACTTCATCGCCTACGCGAACTGGTTCGTGGGCAACGTCGCGGACATCGCGATCGTGACCGCCGCGGTGATGATCGCCGTGCTCTCGGTCCTCGGCATCGGGCTGGACGGGACGCGTCACGGTGGCGACGAGGCGCCCGAGCCGGACGCCGGGGCGGCGGCCGAGACCGGCCCGACGACGGTGCACGCCGAGGGCGAGGAGGAGCGGTGA
- a CDS encoding TraR/DksA C4-type zinc finger protein yields MTKLTTAARTAVRDRFPNLAKDVKSFPVRDGEEPWTLREAEELAAELLAEKERLEGELASADEELSNLLRHSGDGAGDDQADSGSSALEREQELTLVNNVRDLLAQTSHALDRIAAGTYATCEETGLPIGKARLQAFPRANLSVEAKQRAERR; encoded by the coding sequence ATGACCAAGCTCACCACCGCGGCCCGCACGGCCGTGCGCGACCGATTCCCGAACCTCGCGAAGGACGTCAAGTCCTTCCCCGTGCGCGACGGGGAGGAGCCCTGGACCCTGCGGGAGGCCGAGGAGCTCGCCGCCGAGCTCCTCGCGGAGAAGGAGCGCCTGGAGGGGGAGCTCGCCTCCGCCGACGAGGAGCTCTCGAACCTCCTGCGCCACTCCGGGGACGGGGCGGGCGACGACCAGGCGGACTCCGGCTCGAGCGCGCTGGAGCGGGAGCAGGAGCTGACCCTCGTCAACAACGTGCGCGACCTCCTCGCGCAGACGTCGCACGCGCTCGACCGCATCGCGGCGGGCACGTACGCGACCTGCGAGGAGACCGGGCTGCCGATCGGGAAGGCACGTCTCCAGGCGTTCCCGCGGGCGAACCTCTCGGTCGAGGCGAAGCAGCGCGCCGAGCGGCGCTGA
- a CDS encoding DivIVA domain-containing protein, with product MALLTAEDILNKKFSATKFREGYDVEEVDDFLDEVVRTLNSVQEENEDLKSKLAAAERRIAELSRADASSAVVQPAVVEAPKAPEPEPAPVAPISQAVVAKNGAEPESATGMLQLAQKLHDDYVRSGQEEGDRLIAEAKEEGTRIVREAEETSHRTLSQLEQERSLLERKIDELRIFERDYRTRLKSYLQNLLGDLDNRGSALPPRSNVGGASRTSDLAPGI from the coding sequence ATGGCACTGCTCACTGCAGAGGACATCCTGAACAAGAAGTTCTCGGCGACGAAGTTCCGCGAGGGGTACGACGTCGAAGAGGTCGACGACTTCTTGGACGAGGTGGTGAGGACTCTCAACTCCGTGCAGGAGGAGAACGAGGACCTCAAGTCGAAGCTCGCTGCCGCGGAGCGTCGTATCGCCGAGCTCAGCCGGGCCGACGCGTCCAGCGCCGTGGTGCAGCCCGCCGTCGTCGAGGCGCCCAAGGCGCCCGAGCCGGAGCCCGCCCCGGTCGCGCCGATCTCGCAGGCCGTGGTCGCGAAGAACGGCGCGGAGCCCGAGTCGGCGACCGGCATGCTCCAGCTCGCCCAGAAGCTGCACGACGACTACGTGCGCTCGGGCCAGGAGGAGGGCGACCGGCTCATCGCGGAGGCGAAGGAGGAGGGCACGCGCATCGTGCGCGAGGCCGAGGAGACCTCGCACCGCACGCTGTCGCAGCTCGAGCAGGAGCGCTCGCTCCTCGAGCGCAAGATCGACGAGCTGCGCATCTTCGAGCGCGACTACCGCACGCGCCTCAAGAGCTACCTGCAGAACCTGCTGGGCGACCTCGACAACCGGGGCAGCGCCCTCCCGCCGCGCAGCAACGTCGGCGGGGCGAGCCGGACGAGCGACCTCGCTCCCGGCATCTAG
- a CDS encoding YggT family protein, producing the protein MIWDLITGIVGFLLWLYLLLLIGRLVFDWVQFFARDWRPRGVMLVLAEVIYSATDPPLRALRRLVPPLSLGQVRLDLAFIILFFAVTIAAQIVSSL; encoded by the coding sequence GTGATCTGGGACCTCATCACAGGGATCGTCGGATTCCTGCTCTGGCTCTACCTGCTGCTGCTCATCGGTCGGCTCGTGTTCGACTGGGTGCAGTTCTTCGCGCGCGACTGGCGACCGCGAGGCGTGATGCTCGTGCTCGCCGAGGTGATCTACTCGGCGACGGACCCGCCGCTGCGCGCGCTGCGCCGTCTCGTCCCGCCGCTCTCGTTGGGGCAGGTGCGCCTCGACCTGGCGTTCATCATCCTCTTCTTCGCGGTGACGATCGCGGCGCAGATCGTGTCGTCGCTCTGA
- the sepF gene encoding cell division protein SepF: MAGALRKTMLYLGLADDRGEDEQDEYVDELDETGADVSHDYQAQVTPLHRALGPREVPQTSMSAAELRRITTVHPRSYNDARVIGEAFRGGTPVIMNLSDMDDADAKRLVDFSAGLIFGLHGAIERVTNKVFLLSPEHVEITGEEQAAAPAPGRAGFYNQS, encoded by the coding sequence ATGGCGGGAGCGCTGCGCAAGACCATGCTGTATCTGGGCCTCGCTGATGATCGCGGCGAGGACGAGCAGGACGAGTACGTCGACGAGCTCGACGAGACGGGGGCGGACGTGTCGCACGACTACCAGGCCCAGGTGACGCCGCTGCACCGCGCGCTCGGACCGCGCGAGGTGCCGCAGACGAGCATGTCGGCCGCCGAGCTGCGCCGGATCACGACGGTCCACCCGCGGTCGTACAACGACGCGCGCGTGATCGGGGAGGCGTTCCGCGGAGGGACGCCCGTGATCATGAACCTGTCGGACATGGACGACGCGGACGCGAAGCGCCTGGTCGACTTCTCCGCCGGACTCATCTTCGGGCTCCACGGCGCCATCGAGCGTGTCACGAACAAGGTGTTCCTGCTCTCGCCCGAGCACGTGGAGATCACCGGCGAGGAGCAGGCCGCGGCGCCGGCCCCCGGGCGCGCCGGGTTCTACAACCAGAGTTGA
- the pgeF gene encoding peptidoglycan editing factor PgeF: MSTRPASDGRGGVLDAAPPVVLAVDLGPGVRAGFTTRTGGVSPAPWDSLNLGLNVTDDATRVRSNRARASAWLGAPVAFSSQVHGTDVVRLGSPPRDAAGAPVDSVGEADAIVATAPGVGLGVLVADCVPVLLADADAGVVGVAHAGRRGLAHGVVPAVLEAMRAAGARTRNVRAAVGPSACGRCYEVPATMRDDVALARPATRSTTSWGTPALDLPAGVVADLVAAGVEDVVHVDACTIEDDRFFSHRRAARGGTTTGRFAGLVTLSGA; this comes from the coding sequence ATGAGCACCCGACCTGCGTCCGACGGGAGGGGCGGCGTCCTCGACGCCGCCCCTCCCGTCGTGCTCGCTGTCGACCTCGGTCCCGGCGTGCGCGCCGGGTTCACGACCCGCACGGGCGGTGTCTCGCCGGCGCCCTGGGACTCGCTCAACCTCGGCCTCAACGTGACCGACGACGCGACGCGCGTCCGGAGCAACCGTGCGCGCGCGTCCGCGTGGCTCGGGGCTCCGGTCGCCTTCTCCTCCCAGGTGCACGGCACGGACGTCGTGCGGCTCGGCTCGCCGCCCCGGGACGCGGCCGGTGCGCCCGTGGACTCGGTGGGCGAGGCCGACGCGATCGTCGCGACCGCCCCGGGCGTGGGGCTCGGCGTGCTCGTGGCCGACTGCGTGCCCGTCCTCCTCGCGGACGCCGACGCGGGTGTCGTCGGGGTCGCCCACGCGGGACGGCGCGGGCTCGCGCACGGCGTCGTCCCGGCGGTCCTCGAGGCGATGCGCGCGGCGGGCGCCCGGACCCGGAACGTCCGGGCCGCCGTCGGGCCGAGCGCGTGCGGCCGGTGCTACGAGGTCCCCGCGACGATGCGCGACGACGTCGCGCTCGCGCGGCCGGCCACGCGGTCCACGACGTCGTGGGGCACCCCGGCGCTCGACCTGCCGGCCGGCGTGGTGGCCGACCTCGTCGCCGCCGGGGTCGAGGACGTCGTGCACGTCGACGCGTGCACGATCGAGGACGACCGGTTCTTCTCGCACCGGCGCGCGGCGCGCGGCGGGACGACGACGGGTCGCTTCGCCGGACTGGTCACGCTCTCCGGCGCGTGA
- the ftsZ gene encoding cell division protein FtsZ, which translates to MATPQNYLAVIKVVGIGGGGVNAVNRMIEVGLKGVEFIAINTDAQALLMSDADVKLDVGRELTRGLGAGADPEVGKKAAEDHAEEIEDVLRGADMVFVTAGEGGGTGTGGAPVVARIARSLGALTVGVVTRPFTFEGRRRSVQADQGIENLRNEVDTLIVIPNDRLLSMSDRNVSALQAFHQADQVLLSGVQGITDLITTPGLINLDFADVKSVMQGAGSALMGIGNARGDDRAVQAAEMAISSPLLEASIDGAHGVLLSIQGGSDLGLFEINEAARLVHEAAHTEANIIFGAVIDDALGDEVRVTVIAAGFDGGAPQVRGDARALGQVAGAQRPATSAIPAVPAARPVPPAPAPTTGAHTLPRPVVPIQPEADDVPVTLDGGSGPVPVEPSPAPTFTVVGSGDAANQNADAVPGGQNAGVEVPPRIFDEEPARRKVEELDVPDFLK; encoded by the coding sequence GTGGCAACTCCGCAGAACTACCTAGCAGTGATCAAGGTGGTCGGCATCGGCGGTGGGGGCGTGAACGCCGTCAACCGGATGATCGAGGTCGGCCTCAAGGGCGTCGAGTTCATCGCCATCAACACGGACGCGCAGGCGCTCCTCATGTCGGACGCCGACGTCAAGCTCGACGTCGGCCGCGAGCTGACGCGCGGGCTCGGTGCCGGCGCGGACCCCGAGGTGGGCAAGAAGGCCGCCGAGGACCACGCCGAGGAGATCGAGGACGTGCTGCGCGGCGCGGACATGGTCTTCGTCACCGCGGGCGAGGGCGGCGGCACCGGCACGGGCGGCGCGCCCGTCGTCGCGCGGATCGCTCGCTCGCTCGGCGCGCTCACCGTCGGTGTCGTGACCCGCCCGTTCACGTTCGAGGGTCGTCGTCGCTCGGTCCAGGCCGACCAGGGCATCGAGAACCTGCGCAACGAGGTCGACACCCTCATCGTCATCCCCAACGACCGCCTCCTGTCGATGTCCGACCGCAACGTCAGCGCGCTCCAGGCCTTCCACCAGGCGGACCAGGTGCTGCTCTCCGGCGTGCAGGGCATCACGGACCTCATCACGACGCCGGGCCTCATCAACCTCGACTTCGCCGACGTGAAGTCGGTCATGCAGGGGGCGGGCAGCGCCCTCATGGGCATCGGCAACGCGCGAGGCGACGACCGCGCCGTCCAGGCCGCCGAGATGGCGATCTCGTCGCCGCTCCTGGAGGCCAGCATCGACGGCGCGCACGGCGTCCTCCTGTCGATCCAGGGTGGCTCCGACCTCGGGCTCTTCGAGATCAACGAGGCGGCGCGTCTCGTCCACGAGGCCGCTCACACCGAGGCCAACATCATCTTCGGCGCGGTGATCGACGACGCGCTGGGCGACGAGGTGCGCGTCACCGTGATCGCCGCGGGCTTCGACGGCGGTGCGCCGCAGGTCCGTGGCGACGCCCGCGCGCTCGGCCAGGTGGCCGGGGCGCAGCGCCCGGCGACGAGCGCGATCCCGGCCGTCCCGGCGGCGCGCCCGGTGCCGCCGGCGCCGGCGCCGACGACGGGCGCCCACACGCTGCCCCGTCCGGTGGTGCCGATCCAGCCGGAGGCCGACGACGTGCCCGTCACGCTCGACGGCGGCTCGGGCCCGGTCCCCGTCGAGCCGTCGCCCGCCCCGACGTTCACCGTGGTCGGCTCGGGCGACGCGGCGAACCAGAACGCCGACGCCGTGCCGGGCGGCCAGAACGCGGGCGTCGAGGTGCCGCCGCGGATCTTCGACGAGGAGCCCGCGCGCCGCAAGGTCGAGGAGCTCGACGTCCCCGACTTCCTCAAGTGA
- a CDS encoding cell division protein FtsQ/DivIB: MSHGMAERLAERDAMRRHRVRTRVLGWVSGALVVAALVWVAFFSSVLGLDPEDVTISGEGTVIDPAQVEAVVAESAGVPLPRLDTVALRERVLALNGVRDVEIRRAWPAGLTVLLESREPVVAVPVDGGFALLDADGVQVRTDPAVPEGLPEIDAPLDDRGAKALDAALVLLNALPADLHAQVAEVSAPTRDAVRMTLRDGVVVEWGSAEEAALKVRVLQTLRAVPENAGVTLYDVSAPTMPVTR; encoded by the coding sequence GTGTCGCACGGGATGGCCGAGCGGCTGGCCGAGCGCGACGCGATGCGCCGGCACCGCGTGCGCACGCGCGTGCTCGGGTGGGTCTCGGGTGCGCTCGTGGTGGCCGCGCTCGTGTGGGTCGCGTTCTTCTCGTCGGTGCTCGGGCTGGACCCGGAGGACGTGACGATCTCGGGAGAGGGCACGGTGATCGACCCGGCCCAGGTCGAGGCCGTGGTCGCGGAGTCCGCCGGGGTGCCGCTGCCGCGGCTCGACACGGTCGCGCTGCGCGAGCGGGTCCTGGCCCTCAACGGCGTCCGCGACGTCGAGATCCGCCGCGCCTGGCCGGCCGGGCTGACCGTGCTGCTCGAGTCGCGCGAGCCGGTGGTCGCGGTCCCGGTGGACGGCGGGTTCGCGCTGCTCGACGCGGACGGCGTGCAGGTGCGCACCGACCCCGCCGTCCCGGAGGGGCTGCCGGAGATCGACGCCCCGCTCGACGACCGTGGCGCCAAGGCGCTCGACGCGGCGCTCGTGCTCCTCAACGCGCTGCCGGCCGACCTCCACGCGCAGGTCGCCGAGGTGTCGGCCCCGACGCGCGACGCGGTCCGGATGACGCTGCGGGACGGCGTGGTGGTGGAGTGGGGGAGCGCGGAGGAGGCGGCGCTCAAGGTCCGCGTCCTGCAGACGCTGCGCGCGGTCCCCGAGAACGCGGGCGTGACGCTCTACGACGTCTCGGCACCCACGATGCCGGTGACGCGGTGA